From Solea solea unplaced genomic scaffold, fSolSol10.1 scaffold_35, whole genome shotgun sequence, one genomic window encodes:
- the LOC131453265 gene encoding uncharacterized protein LOC131453265, whose protein sequence is MLQTDPVQPISPFKCHNCNNNQLSTETDKPNLKGFFDQFDQTLIILEDYLFFIQYIFDTCSAFLFQINAEFMRITTVPLETKFLAQLDKHMSKLLDVIRSKGGRVQEQTKRTLQVLDETVDITIRRECILKSLMIYLGEPVHHLIKEYQENEADELEQATMAIVVSGQEDIKIVIDGIEVLKEVPTTAAAVAMFFGLTYALKLKYPKNLQHTLEFVQKVLMELGGKNMSPKVHRLSTLLYNPE, encoded by the exons atgctacaaacggatccggtccagcctattTCACCATTCAAGTGCCACAACTGCAACAACAATCAACTTTCTACTGAGACAGACAAACCCAACTTAAAGGGTTTTTTCGATCAGTTTGATCAAACCTTAATTATTTTGGAAgattatttgttctttattcaATACATATTTGATACTTGCTCTGCTTTCCTTTTCCAGATCAACGCTGAGTTTATGCGAATTACAACAGTTCCCTTGGAGACAAAGTTCTTGGCGCAGTTGGACAAGCACATGTCCAAACTGCTGGATGTCATCAGGAGCAAGGGAGGACGTGTGCAAGAACAGACCAAGAGGACCTTGCAGGTTTTAGATGAG ACTGTGGACATCACAATAAGAAGAGAGTGCATCCTTAAATCTTTGATGATCTACCTGGGTGAACCTGTTCATCACCTCATCAAAGAATACCAG GAAAATGAAGCTGACGAACTGGAGCAGGCAACGATGGCTATCGTTGTCAGTGGACAAGAGGACATTAAAATAGTCATCGATGGAATAGAGGTCCTGAAAGAGGTGCCCACAACTGCTGCGGCTGTTGCAATGTTCTTCGGGCTCACCTACGCACTCAAACTAAAATATCCGAAAAATTTGCAGCACACCCTTGAATTTGTGCAAAAAGTCCTGATGGAGCTTGGTGGAAAAAATATGTCCCCAAAAGTTCATAGGCTGAGCACCCTGCTTTACAACCCAGAGTAG